A window of Hordeum vulgare subsp. vulgare chromosome 5H, MorexV3_pseudomolecules_assembly, whole genome shotgun sequence genomic DNA:
CTAAATTGAGTGAAAATGATGAATGGCTAGCTAGCTTACTCTGGAGGGAGAAGTGAGAGTGATGGAGCTGGAAGGACTCGGCGGAGGCCGGGTCCAGCcgggggctcctcccctcccGGTGGTACCTCTCCACCAccgcggcgatggcgtcccggATGCTGGAGCCGAGGCTGACCATCGCCCTCACCGGCCCCGCGCTCCCCTCCACCGTCACGTTCACCACCACCTTCGCCTCCTACATAtacatacagaaaaaaatcaggttCACAGACCGCGCAAAGAACTGATGAGAATGAGTGCGCGCGCGCCCGTCAGTTCACGTGCTGTAGTACCTCCCAGGGCGTGCGACGATcgggcggcggcagcagcagggaggaggaggaggcggagccgGCGAAGGGGGAGTCGTCCGGCGCGAGGACGTCGTAGCAGGTGTGCGGGCggtcgagcggcggcggcggcggggacggCGCGGGGTGGACGCGGGCGTCGTGCCACCAGAGCgccggctcggaggcggagcgcGTGAgcgcccccttcccctcctcgGCCCGCTTCCGCGTCCGCGGCACCCGCAGCAGCTGCACCGGCATACGGAGCCTCCGCCCGGCGCTGCCCCCGCCCCGGCGCGACGGCGGGGAGGGCCCGCCGGCGACGCGCGggcggctcctcctcctcccctgctgcatctttctctcttctcttctctggCTGGCCGACGATCGTGCGtgcgtgtggggggggggggggggtgaggttTGGGGTTCGGGGATTGTTGCGTTGGTCGGCGGTGGTGGCGTACTGGTGTGTCGTCGGGCGGCCGCAACCTCCGGTTTGCCGACACGGCGAGCTTCTTTATGCTTTGTTTGTGGTGCAACccgggggaggagaggaggaagcttCGCGGCCGGTGCTCCACGAGGGCGGACCCGGCGCACGGGGCGCTGCTGAGCATGGGCCCGGCGTGTCAGCGGGGGTCGTCGCGTGAACCGGGAGCAGGGGAAGCAGGCTGGGAAGGAAGGCGTTGGGTTCTCCGCGTGCGGCGTGGGTGGGCGTCACGAGACGGTGCGGACTGCAGGGGGAGGGGGTTCGGGATTGGTTGCTTGTGGAGTGGTGGGACCAAGATTTGGTCCGGATACGTGGGTCGTTTTCGTCTTCGCGGTTTGGACGGTGGCGGACCCACACAAATCAAGGGCCCGCGGCGGTCGTGCGTCGGTGTGCGTCTATAGCCAACCGAACATTTTTATCTGTTTATTAACTAGCAAAactcccgtgcgttgcaacgggaaaaaaaaCATAATTTTAAATGATCATGGTCATATTTTGTTGTATCATCGGCATACACTATCACTCCTAATTTCATGAAatcatgaattttttttgaaatcatGACCATTTTTTAAAACTCGTGCACATGTTTGAAGCAgtgaaaattttcaaattcatgaacacttATATAAAATTTCGAATACTTTATAAAATCAACAAcagtttttgaattcatgaacattttatacTATTTGCAAACATTTAAAAAATGAGTATGGACATAAACAATCAAATTAAAAAAACAAGATGAGTCATCTTCAACTTCAATTAAAAAAATAGACGTGTGCATAGTTTGAAGAGCAAACATATTTTTTCTTAGAAGGAAAAAAGTAAACACATCTGTGATGCAGCCACGCTAGTTAGCTAACATGTCAGATGGCTAGAAGAAACCAGGAGCCTGGCTGGCGCTCGCTCATAGCCTTATCTTCGTCGTTTACTTTTCTAATATTCCACGAAGCCTTCCACATCCTGATACTGAGATGGGCCGTCGATCACGCCCCGTCCCCTACCCTACCAAGCTCTAGCACCGACGGGATCACCCCTCCCTTCCATTTGGGGCGGCGTCCCCATGCCGTGGTGGTGGAGCCCCTCCTCCCCGGTTAGTGGCTGAGGCGACGGGGCCTGCAGGCTatggcttcttcctctcctcgtGCGCCCCCTTGGCCTGATTTCGCTCGCCCCCACCCAATTATGCATCGATGCCGCCTTGGTCCGTCACGTCGAAGCCAGCGGCCGGCCAGGGCTGCTCCCCTCCGGCATCTCCTTTTCCCCTAGCCTCCTCTGTCTCGTGGCTCCACCTTCGTTAGTTGGACAACACGAGTGAGATTAGCCATTTAAAATGTCACCAATCAAACATATGAAACGTGTATTCGCTTAAACTTGCTATATCCACCACGCAATTATCGATTTGCCCGCTCTATTAAGGAAGTAGAATAGTTGGCACAGATCCAAGCAGTATGCTCTACGTTGTCCTTACTATTAGTAGGACCAGCATGATTGCAGGCTAGATCGATGGTTACAAAAGTACTTGGTTTTCATCCGCATATCGAAAGTGGGACTTAATCCTTTGTGCAAAACATAAACTCAAAGCTAGCTAGTTGTTCGCTTCTTCGGGCACGGTAAAAACATGGCATTGCTTATGAACAACTGCCAATTCTGGAAAATTGTCTGAACTTACTGATGTCAACATCAAGCCAAGAAGGTATGGCGTGCCACTCGGTCCAATCTTCTTGAGCAGGATAGCAGCCAAGAAATGTAAAGATTTCAGCGCTCTCTTCCTCCGTTTCATTGTCCCGGCCAACTTGCCATCCGTGTCGTTGTGACCCAGCCTCTCCCCATTCCtgctgttggagcatatatctccatatgtggttttggtacttgatgacaattcctatggactaatggttgccttaagttacatttataggatttgtccataggcacttcttgaagtccatctgttgggttcaaggagtttatatgatgaccaagatggtattcaaggtattatccaaagaatggtcatagagacacatggttgatcaagatctcagacaaagagtaaatcaagatgatcaacacacaaagcgtacaagatgtaccgagaggg
This region includes:
- the LOC123396983 gene encoding uncharacterized protein At4g22758 — protein: MQQGRRRSRPRVAGGPSPPSRRGGGSAGRRLRMPVQLLRVPRTRKRAEEGKGALTRSASEPALWWHDARVHPAPSPPPPPLDRPHTCYDVLAPDDSPFAGSASSSSLLLPPPDRRTPWEEAKVVVNVTVEGSAGPVRAMVSLGSSIRDAIAAVVERYHREGRSPRLDPASAESFQLHHSHFSLQSLNKNDKIGQVGGRNFYLHKNDGSNGLALQRGEPGAHSGGGEIAQNHGGQLAGVPYHRQLLAIVIKKLDKIGRRTRRIWRILTCDCT